In Gemmatimonadota bacterium, a single window of DNA contains:
- the sctE gene encoding type III secretion system translocon subunit SctE, whose translation ATATQTGATATQTGATATQTASTGTQTASNAAQTAEAGAKMVRVANRVRAAAQVSQGVAQVGGSSAQVPGTVSNYEATMARADVQDEQAELAKFQEMTYDWLRRIRKMIEQLQDAGAIVVDTIADSRDTSMHIRQTI comes from the coding sequence CGCCACCGCAACCCAGACCGGCGCCACCGCAACCCAGACCGGCGCGACAGCCACTCAGACGGCCTCGACCGGAACCCAGACGGCCAGCAACGCCGCGCAGACGGCTGAAGCCGGCGCCAAGATGGTGCGTGTGGCAAACCGGGTGCGGGCGGCCGCACAAGTTTCCCAGGGAGTGGCCCAGGTCGGCGGTTCATCGGCACAGGTTCCCGGAACCGTCTCCAACTATGAGGCAACGATGGCTCGAGCCGACGTTCAGGACGAACAGGCGGAACTGGCGAAGTTCCAGGAAATGACCTACGACTGGCTGCGGCGCATCCGCAAGATGATCGAACAGCTTCAGGACGCGGGGGCGATCGTGGTCGACACCATTGCCGACTCCCGGGATACGTCCATGCACATACGGCAGACCATCTGA